ttgtaaataaaatttgaaactttaatttttcaataatcatttcaacTAGCGCCCGTGCcgaatttttaggtcgctacacaAGCCAAGTATAACTTTTATGAAAATTAGATGAAATATAGGTGTATCTTAGTATAAGCTATAAATAATTCGAGATGAAAGAGCTATGTGATTTAAATTTGGGTTTgtttcaaatatatttaattttaatatattgaatttttttattctattaaactGAACATTTATTTAATAGAATGTAAAATATGGAAGTTGTCCATAAATTAAATCTCATCTTCAGGAAAATGATAGTATGAAACAGAGGCACCtcatcatttatattattttttaataatttaatattacattaatattttCATCTTAATTTCTGCATTATTTTTGGGATTGGTTACAATTGGGATGTTCTTCTCCTTTTGGTCATGGTTGTAGCAATTTCAAAACAAGGCCTACTACTACTTATATTTTACTATGATCCAAGTTTATGATTACTGTACATTAGGGCTTCTGCTACTGGTCATTGGATCATCCTTATGATTGACTATGATTTTTAAACACATTGGGCCAAAACATTTACTTGTTTCCAACTATTTTTTGTTTAAAGAAAAAAGATCATACATATGGAAAaagaatgataaatatatataaagggGGTTTTCTTAAGGCCTACAAGCActagttaaaaattattttaggaaTGCATTTTtgcatttaatattttatttttattgaatacCAAGGTAAATATAACTTATTaattgcaattttacctttaatattcataataaatatttctcaaataAAGATTAGAATTTCAAACTTATTAAACATGATGGCCAAAAGAAATTGTTAAACATAATTCTTGAGGATGAAAGCTGACTCTCTTTGGATTTAAATTTAGAGAGATTAAAATTAGCCCAAATCCATTTATtcaggaaaagaaaatatatagtgGAACAAAATCTAAATTGAATCCAACTTTCTTAGAATTTACAAAGTGAATTGAGAAAATTTCATACAGTTGAGTGAACTAAGTCTATCAGGGGCTTGGAGATAGCTGGGGCAATTACTGAGTactctattattattataacatggAATTAAGGACTTTAATATGATAATCAATTACCCAAAATGAAAAAATACATGGAGAAAGATAAAACTGTCTTATACCATAGTTTTAATTTTCTAACTTAACGCAAGAAAACTAAACTtactgtttaaaaaaaaaacacacacacacacttgGAGATAGCTAGTGGTGATGCAAGAAACAACGTCAGGATGAGGAGGGCAGTGGAGGAGAAAAGGGGAGTGGGTGTGCGTGGGCCCATCTTCAGCACTTGATTGAGTTTTATGAGtgtaaattaaacaaaaaaagtgGTGCAGAAATGAAGACCCCGAAGGAGGAAGCCATGGGGGTGATGGGGTCCATTTTGGCGATTAGGGTCAGCTTCACCACATGAGTGGTCTGCCACTGCAATCAACTCCATGCCATGCCATGCCATGCCAAACCTGCAATATTGGCTAACATACAAATATGCAACAATATTGCTTTACTGAATTGAGTACTCAAAGGGAATTCCCTTCTCAAACCCATCTTTCTTCCCAGACCATCATTCACAACACCATGTTACTTATGGGAATATTTCAAACCACATTTTATTGCTTTCTTCTAAAATGCTTTCAGGATAATACATATTCACTGTAGTCGGTGCAAGAAATGTTACTTACAATTATAACTATACCACATAGCGATGAATCTAGAAGACGGCtgagataaaaatataaagttttagGGACAAagtcaaatattttgttttaaaaatagcttaaattgaatttttaactttcgAGAGGGTCAAAATTGTAAAAAAGAGAGTTAAAATTAGTATATTAGACTATCCATATTAGAGAGGCATCAAATCTACAATTATACCATTTAATCAAGGGGGTCAGAGTCCAAGACTCCTACCCGCCCTTGATACCGTGACTCCATtatgaattgtagctaaattttcattcaactattttagaagaatatatatatatatatactgttAGCATCTGATAATAATGAAGTTAGAAgatatatcaaattattattggATTGAGAAAGGAAGGGGATACATCATACATGCAAGAAGTTTGATTGTGTGCATGTAAAGTTCTAGCTACCAACATAACatccaaattaaattaattaataaacaaCTTCTCAATACTCAACCAAAATAGCATTATTTATGATTTCTTTTTGCCCTAATAAACTAATTAATAGTAGTTTCTTTTCCTTTAAGATTTGAGTTTAGGCTCATATTTCTTTTTATCCTAATTAACGGCCGACTTATTGGTTTATTTGCTACCTTGTcttggacacttttttttttgttaaaaaaaattctaaattacttaaaatataaattagatTCTAACATTTAAGATGTGGTGAAAAATATTatagaaattttatatttattaaaattttatataaaagtatatggaaaaattacatttattaaaaatttatttgtataagAATCAAATGGagttttagttaaataataaagttGAAGGTTTGCCAACTTGATCGGGTACCAAGTGTATTATGTTGTAGGTACGAGAATTTGAGTTTGAGCTCAAACTATTCATTTCTCTCTctcaattatcaaaaaaaaatgttgaagtTGAAGGTTTAAAAATTATGGTGTCCAATCCAAATCTCATTATGtatgagtttttatttaaaaatattaaaagaaaaacatatactcatatttatataatttattttgtaaaaagcATAATTTATTCTATTGTTAAATGACACCAATACAATTAAACTAAAAAACAGTATAGTAtgcccatctttcttttttgttttcttcctttggTACTAGACATTAtactataaaattaaatttggtgtaaagtttttttttgggAGATTATGTTTTATCAAAAAGAATTTAATAATATTAGGTATACTATCAGTGGAGTTTTTAAACTCTACACGTTGAGTTAAGAACTTGACAAGTATattataagatataataaaatattataaaaataaatatttaacaaaaaagaGATACATAACTAATTTTTAAGcttattaaaaagaatttattGTAGTGTACTAAATACtaagtttatttttttcttgatttcgGATTATGAAAATTAGGAATTCTTAATACACTTCCATGCATGCGCAAAATATGTATACGCTTCTAGGATGATTAGTTCAATTGCTTTTTTTCCTTCTCAAGGTAGTTTAAACACCCTTtttaactttgcaaattaatacCGTGGACAGAAGAGAAGCAATATGTGGTAGCTCaaaggaaaattaattaaaagacaaGGTATCTTAAATTATTAATAGAAAAAATAGGGTCGAAAATCAGTTAAATAAGCCACATTCAGCAGGTGGCGTTAGAAAAGAATGCAATAGCATAGCATGAAGAGCAATCAGCCTTTTTAAGATTTTCAGCAGATTGACTGCTCATCATGTTATATCATTCCATTCCATTCACATCTAATAGAGCTTCAATGATTATCGCCAGCTCCTTAAAAGCTGCCGGCGCCTGCGAATGCCGGTGCCCAGTAATCAGCACCATTACAATCACTTTCAACTGGATGAGTGAAAGATACTGGAACCAAGCACAGCCCTCTACTCCTCAAGTCCTTTGGTTTTTCCTGTTATATAGATATAATTatcaaaaccaaaagaaaaacacacacacactATGATAGCGGTAATGATGATGTTAGTGATAATAAATACTTTTAAAAGACAATATAGAAATGGGAATGAAAAAGGAAAGGGAAAGGAGGAAAAAGCATTAATTAGAACTACTATATATCTTCAACTCCTTTTCTATATACTAGTTTAATGCACTTCCAAATCATGCTTATGAATAActtttattcacttaaaaaagTGTTTTAATTAAAGATGATATCCGGAACCTTGTTCTTTCAATGCTTTCCTTTTATGAATAAAATAGTAAACACATAAGTACAAGCCCACCTATCCCCCTACTTTGCTTTTGCTAGGTGTTTGATCCAATAAAAACCTACCTTTCCTTTCACCTCAGGAAAATCTAATTTACCCACCAATTTATTATTTACTTGTTGGATTTGTTAATTGTTGTAGGCAAATATGTTAAAGATTTATTTGTTTATCATCTTTGAAATTCTTTTACTAATGTATCTAATTAATTTATCTCTAATTACTTAAATAAGTAGTACTATTAGTATTTACTATCTCTTGCCATAGTTGCATTGACATTGGGAAAGTAATACATGGATAGGTATGGCTACACTTACAGATTGTTGGTTTGTCACGCCTGGAGATGCAGTACCCAAGTAAGGGGAGCTAAGAGCCTGCGTTTAAAGTGGGGgggaattaaattttttttttatgactTCCACGACTAAAGAATAAAGATGAGATTTTTAAGAGAAAAAGCATGAATTATCGAAACTTGAAAAACTACATGCTTTAACCCCTCACTTATTTCTGAGCAGCTTGGGAGTAGGGCAGAAAgtgttaaaaaagaaaagagcCGGTGTGGAAGAAACATCACCTCAATTTGATCCTGAAGGAATCTGATATACCCAATAACTTCTAACAACACAGAAGCAGTGTCAGTCTGCAAAAAGAGCACACAATCCCCCCCATATCATCTTTCAAACCCTTCTTTAATGTTAAAAGAGAATAAAGCCACtacatacaaaaataataataataaagaaagaaaggagtTGAGGGGGAAAGTCCATTCAACTTCGATGATCAATGCAGTACtgcaaaattcatattttaaatagataATGGAATCAAAGCAATTCCTTTATgggttttattataaattaacagAACTGTTTTTTGCGTAATATTCTGTACCAGCTTGTTCCTTGTTTGTTCAGTTTCTGTGGTTATATTGAAGAAGAAGGTTTAAGGGAATTTTTCGTTTTTAGTTCTTACCTTTCCAAATGGGGAAACTAACTGGTGAAGTGCTGTTATTCTATCTCCTAGCTTCTCTTTTCTCACCTGGAAAAGATAGATTTAGCAGAAACATACAGGGAAAAAAATTTTCAGCAAATACTCAATACTGTTAATTGTTTATGTTGCTGTTTTTGACCCTTTAATAATGTGGTAGCAAGTAATAGCTGAAAAAGAAATACGACAAATTAGACAATAAAGAGAAAGTGAGATAGCAAACAAAGAAAGATTCTGTGTTACCTTTAGAGGTGGTTGGCTTGAAGTTGAAGATGGCTGAACCCTAGCCTTCTTGAACCGCCCACCTGCGACTATGCTATTACACTTTTGCCAAAggacaaaagaagaagaagaagaagaaatgagaaAACTCAGAGAATAAACGAAGGCAATTTTGTCTGCCAAATAAATGCAAGGCAGCAGCGGCAGCAAAACAGAAGGGTTGTTtagttttttgtttttctctttcttaCCTCAGAAGAATGATCTAAACCAGGTTGATTAACAGTTGTTTCATGATCTGCCGCTTTGTAGGAAGACAAATCTAACATGTTACTACTTAAGCTAGTAATACAAGATCTAGGGGGGGAAACTGGCATGATTTGGGACCAAGCAGCTGCTGATGCTTGAAATTCATCATTGCCATGACCGAATATGTTGCTATTTTGAGTACCCTCTTGCTTTACGTCAACAACCGAAGGAACCCTTGGCGATGGGTTTAGGATTTGGCTTTCCCAAATTTCCAACTTTTTAGGCTGATAATGACTTGGTCCAAACCTTTCTTCTTCACCAGATAATCCTCCCCTACAACCACAATCATTACTTTATCAATTGCATTAGATTATATATGTGCTACACAAAGCTATCTTATTACCTAAGGTATCCAAACACaagcaaaataaagaaaaatattcgTGGATATATCAGAGAATTGCAAGAGGGAGAGATTCAATTTGTAAACAGCACTAATAAGGTAAAAAGGAATAACTGTCGTGAAAACCAGAAGTTGAGAAAGTTTaagaaagcttttttttttttgtaaaggtAAAGGCAAAAGATAACTGTAAACTAAGAGACCAAAGAAGTACGATTAGGGATCAAGAAGCCCCTGAAATTAGATTAAAGAGAGAGCAAAGCTGTAGCAGTAAGAGTAACATGAAAAAAATAAGTAGAGATGAAGTGGGAGAGAGCTCACAGGAGTAGTTGGCTCCATGACTGTAGTGGTGGAAGCTCTTGATAATGATGATCAGGCAAAGAAGTAGGAAGAAGAGAAGTAGAAGTTCCAAGAACATACTGAGGGGGAAAGAGAGATGGGGTTATTGGAGTTAACAGATTAGAAGAATGCTGTTGCGAAGGTGGAACCATGCTAGGGTTTCCAGCTGCCATCATTTGTTTGCTTAATTGCACtgttgttattgttgttgttgttgatgatgatgatgagctAGCTACTTCAATTTTCATATGCCTCTTTGATCCTTCAAATTAAAAAGAAGCTCACCCCCACAACCAACAAAAGAAAATCTCTCTTCCTTTActactttttttctctttttacttTCTCTCTATGATCACTTTCCAAAGTTTCCTTTTGTTGATGCACTCAAACCAAACAGGCCGCTTGCTTCGCTAAACTCATTTATATAAAGAACCATCTTCCTTCCCTGTTTGGCTTCTCAGAAAAAAAAGGTGAGTCTATGGCATTGAAAGAAATTTTGATATCAAGGATGGGGTTTCTGTGATTTCCATTTGTTTCCTCCCTTCcctttccctttcttcttttatattctttGGCTTTGCTAAGCTTTTTGCTTTATTATAAAGTGGAGCAGAAAAGCTGGTGGCCAGTATTTTCAGTCCTCAAAGCCTTAAACTATTGCCCACTaccaccttttttttttatttggagtGTTACCTTGGGAATTTTGTTTTTGTGGGGGATCTTTGTAGGTTAAGGTGTATATATGATGCTTTTCTTAACTTCATCCTACTATTATAATTTGAGTAATAAGCATtacttcaattttatttaattaaattttgtatttaatacATCAGTTTATTGAATTTTAGATAGTAATGCATTActtatatttgtttattatttgaaTGACAATTAATCGGTGTTTCGTGATTGTATCATACTTTTTTCTATTATTGTGTAATCATTCCACTCACAAAAGCAAAACTATTACTTAGTCAATAGTATCAACCCTAAACCCATAAATTCTAATAATTGATCTACTGTTGGTATCAAAATAcctttctcttattttattgtttggGATTTTATTATCAGGGGCTGCTTGCTTCCTCTTTCGTATGCACATGGTTCCAAATGAAAGTgggatatacatatataaatatatatagagagagagagatgatACTTATTCTGTATCAATTTCATCAACAAATTTTCAGCCTAACGGATGATTACCATAAATTTCTAGGAGCTATATATGGAATATGGACAAGTGTCCACTATATaggatatatttttaaaaataataataataattttatataatattgaaATAGGGAATGAAGGTAACACAGTTTAAATTCGTGCCAAATGAGTGTCTGATAAGAATTTTAATTATTGTCGAAATCAtcttcaaatcgagttttggaaaatgggaatcgattttaaaaaacgaaaacgggagtcaccaccaatctttttaggtgtgattggatcacctttaaaacatttttgttttaaaatcattagttttggtccacgaaatacaagaacggattcgggagtcggttacgtacgagtaaggattagcaccctcgtaacgcctaaaaattggtacctaattgattatcaaatgtctttaatgtcgaaagaaaaaaaattttaagatgtagtcctctttaaaatattttaactttgaaaatttggattCACTAGCGTCAAAGTATTGATATTAAGTTATCCCTTTTTTGAAATTCCTATCTCGAAACAGCAAAacgctatatccaataagttaggacatattgttttgaaattccaagatagtggcttgcatttagaaaacctctaaaaaaacttagaagggtacttaattattcgaattcaacgagaaaagtggcaacccaataagttagggcattGCTTTCttgaaatttccaaacaccaagtattgccttatttgcaaaaaatcttatttcgaggtaacaaataaatgaataaaacgaataaaaagataataacaaaTAAGCTAGTAAATATTCGGGAtaaaaaaaactagtaataaataaacaatcattatgTAAGACTAAAGAATGATAGTATagtgaagataataataatattaatagtaataatacaaataaaaattttggaatgatgtgtgaaattatatatatgtatgtgaatatatagataagtaaacaatatatatagtgagtgaagagtaaaaggtaaaacaagtgtatttaaagagtaatgggtaaaaatataataatagtgtaatagtagtaataacgtaatagtattagaaatgtacgatatataatattgaaggtaaatacatattatatacatattagaaataatcataatattagaaacaactattaataatactacataaatagatatatagtagtagcatatacatgatatagttaaaaaatatataaagtaagataatatgggaaataaaaaatatatataaacgatATAATATTAGGGCAtatgcaaaacaataaaaatacaatattaaaagatatatatataatgtatacataatataatattaaaatatttacatggtatatacataataatgtaaaaaataaacta
The sequence above is drawn from the Gossypium hirsutum isolate 1008001.06 chromosome A05, Gossypium_hirsutum_v2.1, whole genome shotgun sequence genome and encodes:
- the LOC107906149 gene encoding transcription factor bHLH68 isoform X1, with translation MKIEVASSSSSSTTTTITTVQLSKQMMAAGNPSMVPPSQQHSSNLLTPITPSLFPPQYVLGTSTSLLPTSLPDHHYQELPPLQSWSQLLLGGLSGEEERFGPSHYQPKKLEIWESQILNPSPRVPSVVDVKQEGTQNSNIFGHGNDEFQASAAAWSQIMPVSPPRSCITSLSSNMLDLSSYKAADHETTVNQPGLDHSSECNSIVAGGRFKKARVQPSSTSSQPPLKVRKEKLGDRITALHQLVSPFGKTDTASVLLEVIGYIRFLQDQIEALSSPYLGTASPGVTNQQSEKPKDLRSRGLCLVPVSFTHPVESDCNGADYWAPAFAGAGSF
- the LOC107906149 gene encoding transcription factor bHLH68 isoform X2: MKIEVASSSSSSTTTTITTVQLSKQMMAAGNPSMVPPSQQHSSNLLTPITPSLFPPQYVLGTSTSLLPTSLPDHHYQELPPLQSWSQLLLGGLSGEEERFGPSHYQPKKLEIWESQILNPSPRVPSVVDVKQEGTQNSNIFGHGNDEFQASAAAWSQIMPVSPPRSCITSLSSNMLDLSSYKAADHETTVNQPGLDHSSECNSIVAGGRFKKARVQPSSTSSQPPLKVRKEKLGDRITALHQLVSPFGKTDTASVLLEVIGYIRFLQDQIEVMFLPHRLFSFLTLSALLPSCSEISS